The following proteins come from a genomic window of Mesotoga sp. UBA6090:
- a CDS encoding MBL fold metallo-hydrolase: MVLRWHGHSCFSLECDEKTLLIDPFDEGVGYDMPPVKPDIILESHQHHDHNAHDRFEQGFVLINETVSKTVQGFKIEGHSVFHDDVQGRKRGKNIIFEVTSPDGFRVVHCGDLGHKLDSELLDLLRSPDVLLVPVGGFYTIDAKQARELTRDLAPSYVVPMHFKTEALAFELGRVEDFLSGDPFEQLEELKLEEKANVGTRIVVLNYR; this comes from the coding sequence ATGGTTTTGAGATGGCATGGACATTCCTGTTTTTCGCTTGAGTGCGACGAAAAGACTCTTTTGATCGACCCCTTCGACGAGGGTGTCGGTTATGACATGCCCCCGGTTAAGCCGGACATTATTCTGGAATCCCATCAGCACCACGACCACAATGCTCATGATAGATTCGAGCAGGGATTCGTGCTGATAAACGAAACCGTCAGCAAAACTGTGCAAGGGTTCAAGATTGAAGGTCATTCAGTATTCCACGATGACGTACAGGGAAGGAAACGAGGAAAGAACATAATTTTCGAAGTTACGTCCCCGGACGGATTCAGAGTCGTTCATTGCGGAGACCTCGGCCACAAACTTGATTCAGAGCTTCTAGATCTCCTGAGGAGCCCCGATGTTCTGCTTGTGCCTGTGGGCGGGTTCTACACAATCGACGCGAAACAGGCAAGAGAGCTAACAAGAGATCTAGCTCCCTCGTACGTCGTTCCGATGCATTTCAAAACAGAAGCCCTGGCCTTTGAGCTGGGGAGAGTTGAAGACTTTCTGTCTGGCGACCCGTTTGAACAGCTTGAAGAACTGAAGCTGGAAGAAAAGGCCAATGTGGGAACCAGGATAGTCGTC
- the yfcE gene encoding phosphodiesterase: MKRILERNGEDLLIIHCGDFLYHGPRNPLPGDYDPAKLAALLRQYSRRIESVRGNCDSEIDLMQIGLVDLPEARTLVINDIDLFISHGHKEFGLPFEGGIIISGHTHVSHLSREGKIIFLNPGSSSIPKDGTGGSYAIIDFVKGAIYLKSIEGLELKAMAL, from the coding sequence GTGAAGAGAATACTTGAGAGAAACGGCGAAGACCTTTTGATCATTCACTGCGGAGACTTCCTGTATCACGGCCCCAGGAATCCTCTTCCTGGTGACTACGATCCAGCAAAACTTGCTGCGCTTTTGAGACAGTATTCCAGAAGAATCGAAAGTGTGAGGGGGAACTGTGACAGCGAAATTGATCTGATGCAGATCGGTTTAGTTGACCTGCCTGAAGCGCGTACGCTCGTCATAAACGACATTGATCTCTTCATTTCGCATGGCCATAAGGAGTTCGGCCTTCCCTTCGAAGGAGGAATAATCATATCCGGCCACACTCACGTCTCCCATCTCTCCAGAGAAGGGAAGATCATATTTCTCAACCCCGGCAGTTCCTCTATTCCCAAAGATGGAACCGGTGGATCCTACGCAATAATCGACTTCGTAAAAGGTGCCATATACCTCAAGAGCATAGAAGGCCTCGAACTCAAAGCAATGGCTCTTTAG